In Vibrio coralliilyticus, the following are encoded in one genomic region:
- a CDS encoding FecCD family ABC transporter permease, translating into MLLRRIPLSAALMLFSSVLALTALASVTVGPMNISFMDSFYSLVIRSNELAPHINMVIHEIRFPRTVLSMLVGAILAMCGTVMQGLFRNPLAEPGIIGVSAGASLGAAFAMVMFATFSIDYPQLMNFAAVPLFAFFGGALTTVMVYKLGTSKMGTSVTIMLLAGVAFNALSVAGIGFMSFIANDQMLRDLSLWQMGSLAGANWTSITLCAVTLLLLMIIFMRKAMPLNALLLGEAEANHLGIPVQKLKRQLILLTAVGVGVTVSVSGMIGFIGLIIPHLGRMLSGPDHRSLLPISALMGALLLTIADMFSRVAFAPAELPVGIVTAIIGAPFFIYLLFKQKGKIL; encoded by the coding sequence ATGTTGTTACGTCGTATCCCTTTATCTGCTGCACTAATGCTGTTTAGCTCCGTTTTAGCGCTGACTGCGTTAGCATCAGTGACCGTAGGTCCAATGAACATCAGTTTTATGGACAGCTTTTATAGTCTCGTTATCCGCTCAAATGAGCTGGCACCTCACATCAATATGGTTATCCATGAGATCCGCTTTCCTCGCACAGTCTTATCTATGCTGGTTGGTGCCATCTTGGCGATGTGTGGCACCGTTATGCAAGGCTTGTTTCGCAACCCACTGGCCGAACCCGGTATTATTGGTGTTTCTGCCGGTGCCTCTTTGGGTGCTGCTTTTGCGATGGTGATGTTTGCAACATTCAGCATCGACTACCCACAGTTGATGAATTTCGCCGCCGTGCCTTTATTCGCCTTTTTCGGCGGGGCATTGACAACCGTGATGGTCTACAAACTCGGTACTAGTAAAATGGGGACGTCAGTCACCATCATGCTACTGGCAGGTGTCGCGTTCAATGCTTTATCTGTCGCAGGCATCGGTTTTATGAGTTTCATCGCCAATGACCAAATGCTTCGTGATTTATCATTATGGCAAATGGGCTCCCTAGCTGGTGCCAACTGGACCAGTATAACCCTATGTGCAGTGACCTTACTCCTTCTAATGATTATTTTTATGCGTAAGGCTATGCCTCTCAACGCATTGTTGCTCGGAGAAGCCGAAGCAAACCATCTTGGGATTCCCGTTCAGAAACTTAAGCGCCAGCTCATCCTCCTAACCGCAGTTGGTGTTGGTGTGACTGTTAGTGTATCAGGCATGATAGGCTTCATTGGTTTGATTATTCCTCATTTGGGGAGAATGCTGTCTGGACCTGATCATCGTAGCCTACTGCCAATTTCAGCACTGATGGGCGCTCTGCTCCTCACCATTGCTGACATGTTCTCTCGAGTCGCTTTCGCTCCA
- a CDS encoding heme/hemin ABC transporter substrate-binding protein has product MLKKTLIKGIAALSLSTVAATAIANERIISAGSAVTELILALEQQNQLVAVDVTSELPQNLTLPKIGYHRNLSSEGLMALNPTRLIGSDEMGPETSLSQLKTAGVEVNIVNTLPTPEGLLERIDEIAALTDSQKNAEVLKAEVNQQISSLEKNKAKTKEAPKVLFLLIHEGRPANVAGANTTPNAIIELAGGINPAASKLDSYKPLSTEAMLEMQPDVILVSGRSYEKMGGADAILAKMPLLAATPAGQSKNIITVDGHALVGGLGLKSLSEAERLSLLLTTME; this is encoded by the coding sequence ATGCTTAAGAAAACATTGATCAAAGGAATTGCCGCCCTATCCCTTTCTACGGTTGCTGCAACAGCGATAGCAAATGAACGTATCATCAGTGCGGGTAGCGCGGTGACCGAACTTATCCTCGCCTTAGAGCAGCAAAACCAGCTGGTTGCCGTCGATGTCACCAGCGAACTGCCGCAAAACTTAACCCTCCCGAAGATCGGTTACCATCGTAATTTATCCTCTGAAGGCTTGATGGCACTTAACCCAACACGATTGATTGGTTCCGATGAAATGGGGCCAGAAACGAGCCTGAGTCAACTCAAAACTGCTGGTGTTGAGGTCAATATCGTCAATACCTTACCTACTCCTGAAGGCTTGCTGGAACGTATTGATGAAATCGCAGCGCTAACCGATAGCCAGAAAAATGCTGAAGTGCTCAAAGCGGAAGTAAACCAACAGATTTCGAGCCTTGAGAAAAACAAAGCAAAAACCAAAGAAGCCCCAAAAGTCCTGTTTCTGCTGATTCATGAAGGACGCCCTGCCAACGTTGCTGGCGCTAACACAACACCTAACGCCATCATTGAGTTAGCGGGAGGCATCAATCCCGCAGCAAGTAAGCTGGATTCATACAAGCCACTATCCACCGAAGCTATGCTCGAGATGCAACCTGATGTCATTCTGGTAAGCGGCCGTAGTTATGAAAAAATGGGAGGAGCCGATGCCATTTTAGCCAAAATGCCACTGCTGGCCGCAACGCCTGCGGGTCAGTCAAAAAACATCATCACAGTGGATGGACACGCTCTTGTCGGTGGCTTGGGCCTAAAAAGTCTCTCTGAAGCTGAACGTTTGAGCTTACTACTGACTACCATGGAATAA
- a CDS encoding ExbD/TolR family protein yields the protein MIKVSQEKSHFGLTPDLTPLLDIIFIVMVFLMLTAAVKLDSLEVDLPTTDSQAVAEVDTKSITVNLLANEPYWAINGKEYIDWENFKLALLEEHKSNHHPIVIGAEKTADVQYLVKLLAFLQENGIQATQLLTEELKQ from the coding sequence ATGATTAAAGTATCACAAGAGAAGAGTCACTTCGGTCTAACGCCTGATCTTACTCCTCTACTGGATATTATTTTTATTGTCATGGTGTTCCTGATGCTCACCGCCGCCGTCAAGCTCGATTCGCTGGAAGTCGATCTTCCAACAACTGACTCGCAAGCAGTCGCGGAAGTGGATACTAAATCTATTACCGTCAACCTTCTTGCAAATGAGCCTTACTGGGCAATCAATGGCAAAGAATATATTGATTGGGAAAACTTCAAACTTGCTCTTCTGGAGGAGCATAAATCAAACCATCATCCGATAGTGATTGGTGCAGAAAAAACCGCCGACGTGCAGTACCTCGTCAAGCTACTCGCCTTCTTACAAGAAAACGGTATTCAGGCGACACAACTGCTTACGGAAGAATTAAAACAATAG
- a CDS encoding MotA/TolQ/ExbB proton channel family protein: MEQLHQLQEQLGLMTWPLIICSALTVMIITERLFQVMISLGVGKRAIRNELNQISPSDKQQLEALAEKLSPRRPLLYKGVAMLLAHHSFSKVLREDAAGMWLQEKRHQLNSGLRLLTLIGVISPLIGLLGTVLGLIEMFKGVAASTGSITPNDLADGLGLAMRTTAAGLLIALPAIAGAQLLGLWADKVMAKLEHTLNYVNLWLEGISLQHVSPQVSAKAPIPLAEASS; encoded by the coding sequence ATGGAACAACTACATCAATTACAAGAACAGCTTGGCCTGATGACATGGCCTTTGATCATTTGTTCAGCATTAACCGTTATGATCATCACCGAACGTTTGTTTCAAGTCATGATCAGTTTGGGCGTGGGTAAGCGCGCTATCCGCAATGAGCTCAACCAAATTTCCCCTTCAGACAAACAGCAACTAGAAGCACTGGCTGAGAAACTCTCTCCGCGCCGGCCGCTGCTATATAAAGGCGTGGCGATGCTGCTAGCTCACCATTCATTTTCCAAAGTTTTACGTGAAGATGCCGCGGGTATGTGGCTTCAGGAAAAGCGTCATCAACTTAATTCTGGCCTTCGCTTGCTGACTCTCATCGGTGTGATCAGCCCTCTTATCGGTCTCTTGGGGACCGTACTTGGCCTTATTGAAATGTTCAAAGGTGTTGCCGCATCAACGGGCAGTATTACACCCAACGATCTTGCAGATGGCCTTGGTTTAGCGATGCGCACAACCGCTGCTGGTCTGCTGATCGCACTCCCTGCCATTGCTGGTGCTCAATTGCTTGGCCTATGGGCCGATAAAGTCATGGCAAAACTAGAACACACACTCAACTACGTTAACTTGTGGTTGGAAGGCATCAGTCTCCAACACGTTTCGCCTCAAGTATCAGCGAAAGCCCCAATACCATTGGCCGAGGCATCATCATGA